One Pongo abelii isolate AG06213 chromosome 12, NHGRI_mPonAbe1-v2.0_pri, whole genome shotgun sequence DNA segment encodes these proteins:
- the ASTL gene encoding astacin-like metalloendopeptidase, whose amino-acid sequence MEGVGGLWPWVLGLLSLPGVILGAPLASSCPGACGTSFPDGLTPEGTQASGDKDIPAINQGLIPEETPESSFLIEGDIVRPSPFRLLSATSNKWPTGGGGVVEVPFLLSSKYDEPNRQVILEALAEFERSTCIRFVAYQGQRDFISIIPMYGCFSSVGRSGGMQVVSLAPTCLQKGRGIVLHELMHVLGFWHEHARADRDRYIRVNWNEILPGFEINFIKSRSSNMLTPYDYSSVMHYGRLAFSRRGLPTITPLWAPSVHIGQRWNLSASDITRVLKLYGCSPSGPRPRGRGSHAHSTGRSPTPASLSLQQLLEALSAESRSPDPSGSSARGQPVPAGPGESPRGWESPALKKLSAEASARQPQTLASSSRSRPGVGAPGVAQEQSWLAGVPTEPTVPSSEAGIQSVPVQGSPALPGGCVPGNHFKGRSED is encoded by the exons ATGGAGGGTGTAGGGGGTCTCTGGCCTTGGGTGCTGGGTCTGCTCTCCTTGCCAG GTGTGATCCTAGGAGCGCCCCTGGCCTCCAGCTGCCCAGGAGCCTGTGGTACCAGCTTCCCAGATGGCCTCACCCCTGAGGGAACCCAGGCCTCTGGGGACAAGGACATTCCTGCAATTAACCAAG gGCTCATCCCGGAAGAAACCCCAGAGAGCAGCTTCCTCATTGAGGGGGACATCGTCCGGCCG AGTCCCTTCCGACTGCTGTCAGCAACCAGCAACAAGTGGCCCACGGGTGGTGGTGGTGTCGTGGAGGTCCCCTTCCTGCTCTCCAGCAAGTATG ATGAGCCCAACCGCCAGGTCATCCTGGAGGCTCTTGCGGAGTTTGAACGTTCCACGTGCATCAGGTTTGTCGCCTACCAGGGCCAGAGAGACTTCATTTCCATCATCCCCATGTATGG GTGCTTCTCGAGTGTGGGGCGCAGTGGAGGGATGCAGGTGGTCTCCCTGGCGCCCACTTGTCTCCAGAAGGGCCGGGGCATTGTCCTTCATGAGCTCATGCATGTGCTGGGCTTCTGGCATGAGCACGCGCGGGCCGACCGGGACCGCTATATCCGTGTCAACTGGAACGAGATCCTCCCAG gcttTGAAATCAACTTCATCAAGTCTCGGAGCAGCAACATGCTGACGCCCTATGACTACTCCTCTGTGATGCACTATGGGAG GCTCGCCTTCAGCCGGCGTGGGctgcccaccatcacaccactTTGGGCCCCCAGTGTCCACATCGGCCAGCGATGGAACCTGAGTGCCTCGGACATCACCCGGGTCCTCAAACTCTACGGCTGCAGCCCAAGTGGCCCCAGGCCCCGTGGGAGAG ggtcccatgcccacagcaCTGGTAGGAGCCCCACTCCGGCCTCCCTATCCCTGCAGCAGCTTTTGGAGGCACTGTCGGCGGAATCCAGGAGCCCCGACCCCAGTGGCTCCAGTGCGCGAGGCCAGCCCGTTCCTGCAGGGCCTGGGGAGAGCCCACGTGGGTGGGAGTCCCCTGCCCTGAAAAAGCTCAGTGCAGAGGCCTCGGCAAGGCAGCCTCAGACCCTGGCTTCCTCCTCAAGGTCAAGGCCTGGAGTAGGTGCCCCCGGTGTTGCTCAGGAGCAGTCCTGGCTGGCCGGAGTGCCCACCGAGCCCACAGTCCCATCTTCAGAAGCAGGAATCCAGTCAGTCCCTGTCCAGGGAAGCCCAGCTCTGCCAGGGGGCTGTGTACCTGGAAATCATTTCAAGGGGAGGTCCGAAGATTAA